The Thiomicrorhabdus lithotrophica DNA segment GTATGGATGTGGTTCGTCGAAACATTCGAGGACTAGGTGGTTCTGTTGATGTTAAGACTACTATTGGTGAAGGTAGTGTCTTTACTATTCGTTTACCACTTACTCTTGCCATTCTTGATGGTCAGCTATGTTCTGTGGGCAGTCAAACTTATGTCTTCCCTCTTATCTCTATTATTGAATCTATACAGGTTGATAAAACACATGTAAAAGGGATTGCTGGTGAAACAGAACTTTATAAACTCCGAGATAGTTACATTCCAGTGATTCGTTTACATAAGAAACTTGGTATTGATGATGCCCAAGAAGACTTGTCTGATGGTTTATTAGTAGTAGTTGAAGATGGTGGTCAACGTGCGGGTATTTTTGTTGATGATCTGTTAGGACAACAACAAGTGGTTATTAAAAGCTTAGATAGTAACTTTATGAAAATTGAAGGTATTGCTGGCGCGACCATTTTAGGTGACGGTACAGTATCATTGATTTTAGATGTGACTGAAACAGTGACTTCTCATAAGGGTGGCAATGCTAAGTTGAATGTTGCATAATGCATTCAATAAATAAAGTGGCGCTATTAAGCGCTCTAGTAGAAATATTCTAAATTAGAGGTAGTTATGACAGAGCAAAGTTCAGATTATGTATTGGGGTCAAAAGAAGTTCAACAAACAATCCTGGTTTTAAATTTGTCCATTGCTCAAATTGATTTATCCATCACTGAAGGGGATAACTCTGTAAACACTCTAATTGACTCTTTTACATTTATGTCACATCACATTGAGCAGATTCAGCAAGCTGGAAATAGCCTTGCAGAAATGAGTTCTGATTCGGCTGATGTAGCAGAACATCAAAGTGTTTTATTGAGTGAAGCAGGAGAGTTATCCGCTAAGATGCAACAGGCGATTATTGCATTTCAATTTTACGATAAATTAAGTCAGCGTTTAGCTCACGTTTCTCATGGTCTTACAGGGCTTGCGGAAATTGTTTCGCATGAAATGAAGGTCAAAAACGAAGAAGAGTGGGAAGCATTTAAAAGTAGTGTACGCAAAGGGACAACAATGCGAGAAGAGGAAGAGTTGTTTGAGCTTATCTTTGACCAGCATGTACCGACTGAAGAAGCGATTGATATTATGAAAGAGCGTATGCGTCAACGTATGCATGAGGCTGAACAAGTAGAAGATGACTTTGAATTCTTTTAATGAATGCATTTTATCTTTTGTTAAAAAAAGCTCGTTTAAAACGGGCTTTTTTTATGTCTAGTGTTTAATTACTTGAAAATAGCAGGAAGTTTATTCGGCTATAAAAATAATTTAGTTTTATTAATTAGAAAAATTTATAACAATAAGTGCTTAGATTTGAGTAAATTAAAAATATAAAATAATCAACGAGGCAACAATGAAGTTATTATCGAAACAAAGCATGATTCGTGCAGGTGTTATCACAGCTCTACTTACAATTATGTTTGCTCCATTAAACGCAGTAGCGGCAGGTTTAATGCCTTTTATTTTAGGTGATGCGCCTAAGGAAGCATCCTTTAAAGCATCGGTTGCTAAAACCCAGAAATCGTTAACCGATAATGGCTTCACCATCGTGGGTAGTTATTCGCCAAGTGCTAATTCGACAGTGATTGTCGTAACAAACTCTCACCTTAAACAACTTGCCGGTAAGTCTAAGAATGGTGGTTTTGGCGCAATGGAACGTATTGCTGTAACGGATAACAGTGGGGTAATTGAAGTTAGTTATACAAATCCAACTTATCTCTGGAATGTTTATCGTATGGAAGGAGATATTAATCCTATTCAAGTAGCAATGGAAAAGGCCTTAGGAAAGCAGTCATCATTCGGTGCGGATGATGGACTTTCCGCAGATGAATTGCGTGGCTACCATTATAAAATGATGATGCCTTATTTTGACGATGAAGATGAGTTGGCGGAATATGGCTCATATAAAGAAGCTGTTGCTGCGGTTGAAGCCGGTTTAAAAGCAAAGCATGCTGGTACTGAAAAAGTATACCGTATCGATATTCCTGGTAAAGAGATGACAGTATTTGGTGTTGCCTTAAATCATGCTGATGGAGCAGATAAGAGCATTACCAAGCAAATTGATAATAAAGGTCATTCACATAGTGCTCACTTCCCTTATGAAATTTTAGTTTCAGGTGATGAAGTGTTGGCTCTAAATGGTAAGTTCCGTATTGCAATTAACTGGCCAAGCCTTTCTATGATGGGGCAAGGTAGCTTCATGAGTATTTCTGGTGCGCCAGATAATATTAAAGAAGCTTTAGAAGCGGTTGCGACTAATCAGAAACTAGAAAGCAGTTCTAACGATATGTTTTAACTTCATACTAACCTTCTTTAAAAAAGCACAGAGTTTTCTGTGCTTTTTTTGTTTTCAGGCCTTGAAAAGGTAATTTTAAGCCTTATGAATCAGGCACATTTAAAGTTTATTTAATCAAATAATTAAAACAAATTAGGAGATGTATTAATGAGTGCAACAGAGACTCACGCGTTTCAGACCGAAGTAAACCAACTTTTAAAGTTGATGATTCACGCTTTATATTCAAACAAAGAAATCTTTGTAAGAGAGCTAGTATCCAATGCTTCTGATGCGTTAGACAAATTACGTTTTGAAGCTGTTTCTAATGATGCTTTAACTGAAGGTGAAGAAGAATTAGCTATTCAGCTAGAGTTTAATAAAGAAGCTCGCACAATTACAATTACCGATAACGGTATAGGTATGACACGTGATGAAGTGATTGCAAACATTGGTACTATCGCAAACTCTGGAACTAAAAAATTCTTAGAGTCTATGACGGGTGATCAAGCAAAAGATTCTCATCTGATTGGGCAGTTTGGTGTTGGTTTCTATTCTTCTTTTATTGTGGCTGACGAGGTTGAGCTGGTTACGCGTAAAGCAGGTACCGACAAAGCGGAAGGAACTAAGTGGGTTTCTAAAGGTGAAGGTGAATTTACGCTTGAGACAGTTGAAAAAGGCCAAAAGGGTACAGAGATTACTCTTCATCTAAAAGAAGAGATGGATGAATTCTTAGAAGAAGCACGCCTAAAAACCATTATTACTACCTATTCTGATCACATTAACTTCCCAATTAAAATGGAGAAGTCTGAGTGGGATGAGGAAGCTAAAGAATCAAAATCAACGGGTGAGTTTGAGCAGGTAAACAAAGCAACGGCTATTTGGACACAACCAAAGTCTGAGTTAACTGATGAAGAGTACAATAACTTCTATCAAACCATCTCTCATGACTACAGTGAGCCTTTGGCTTATATGCACAACCGTGTTGAAGGTACGCTTGAGTATACATCGTTACTGTACCTACCTAAGCAAGCACCGTTTGATCTATATGATCGTGAGCGCCGTTACGGCCTTAAACTTTATGTTAAGCGCGTATTCATTATGGATGATGCAGAACACTTAATGCCAACATACTTACGTTTCGTGCGTGGTGTGATTGATTCAGCTGATTTACCGCTAAACGTATCGCGTGAAATTCTACAGAGCAATAAGGTTGTAGATAAGATTCGTTCGGCATCGGTTAAACGTGTTTTAGATCAGCTGGCTAAATTAGCTAAAGCGGAAGATCAAACCGAGTACAACACTTTCTGGGATCAGTTTGGTCAGGTCATGAAAGAAGGTGTGGTAGAAGATTTTGCTAACAAAGATAAGATTGCTAAGCTTTTACGTTTTGCATCAACTCATGCTGAAGCGTCTTCTGAACAACGTGTTTCGTTAGAAAACTATGTTGATCGTATGCAAGAAGGTCAAGAAGCGATTTACTACATTGTCGCAGACACGCATGCAGCAGCTAAAGGTAGTCCACACTTAGAGATGTTCCGTAAGAAAGGCATTGAAGTGCTATTAATGTCAGATCGTATTGATGAGTGGTTAGTTTCTCATCTAACGGAATTTGATGGTAAAGCCTTAAAGCCAATAACTTCTGCAGACTTAAAAGAGTTTGAAGATGAAGCGGAAAAAGATCTAACGGAAGACGAGAAGCAAGCACGTGAAGCGTTAACTGAGAAAGTGAAAAAAGCGATTGAAGATAAAGTCTCTGATGTACGTATTACGCACCGATTAACTGATTCTCCGGCTTGCGTGGTAAGTGCAGAAGGCGATATGTCCGCACACATGGCTCGTATGATGGAGCAAATGGGACAGGCTATGCCAAAGCAAAACCCTGTTTTAGAGCTTAACCCTGATCATGTCTTAGTTAAGAAGCTAGAGGCGCTTGATGACGCTAAGTTAACAGAATGGTCTCTATTCTTATTAGAGCAAGCTCAGTTAGCTGAAGGTGATCAACTTGAAGAACCAGCAGTGTTTATTAAGCGTATGAATATGTTATTGAGTGAAACTGTGTAAATGTAAAGCGCAGCTAAACATCAACACAGTTATTTAAACGCTGTAATTTATTCAAAAATGAAACCCAATCTACTTTCCTGGTAGGTTGGGTTTTTTAGTTTATAAAACGAATAATATTCAGACACTTAGCCTCTTTTTTATGGCACAATAGCGCCCAAATTCAATGAGCCGTTACTCTATTTTTTAGAAAAAACGCCACGCTCAAACCGCAATTAAAACATTAAGTTGCCATATCATAATAAGGAAAAAACTTTGATTTCAACAGCCAATATCACCATGCAGTTTGGTGAAAAACCACTTTTTGAAGATATCTCCGTAAAATTCGGTGGCGGTAAACGCTATGGTCTAATTGGGGCAAATGGTTGTGGTAAATCTACCTTTATGAAAATCCTAGGTGGTGACTTAGAACAAACGGCTGGAACGGTTAGTGTTGATGAAAATGAGCGCGTCGGTAAGTTGAAACAGGACCAGTTTGCCTATGAAGAATTTAGTGTTGTTGATACCGTTATTATGGGACAACCTGAACTATGGGAAGTTAAACGGGAACGTGATCGTATTTATAGCCTACCTGCGATGACAGAAACAGAAGGAATGCTGGTTGCAGACCTAGAAGTAAAGTTTGGTGAAATGGACGGTTATACCGCTGAATCACGTGCTGGTGAACTGTTATTAGGGTTGGAAATTCCTGTAGAACAACATTTTGGTCCAATGAGCGAAGTAGCGCCAGGTTGGAAACTTCGTGTCTTATTGGCACAAGCTCTATTCTCAGATCCAGATATTCTTTTACTAGATGAGCCAACAAACAACTTGGACATCAATACTATTCGTTGGTTAGAAAATATTCTGAATGAACGTAAAAGTACCATGATAATTATCTCTCACGATAGACACTTCCTAAACAGTGTATGTACTCATATGGCTGACTTAGATTACGGTGAATTACGTCTATACCCAGGTAACTACGATGAGTATATGACCGCATCAACCATGGTTCGTGAGCAACTATTGTCTGATAACGCTAAGAAACAAGGTCAAATCAACGAGCTAAAAGCGTTTGTTAGTCGTTTCTCAGCTAACGCTTCCAAAGCTAAGCAAGCCACTTCACGTGCTAAGTTAATTGATAAAATCGAGTTGTCAGAAGTTAAAGCTTCAAGTCGTGTTAATCCGTTTATTCGTTTTGAACAAGATAAAAAATTATTTCGCCTTGCATTAGAAATTGAAAAGCTAGGTAAGACCTATGATAACGATGGCGAACCTAATGAAGTGCTTAAAGATCTTAACTTAATGTTAGAAGTTGAAGAGCGTCTTGCCGTACTAGGCCCTAACGGTGCAGGTAAAACCACTTTACTTAAATGTTTAGTGGGTGATGAACAGCCAACTTCAGGTGTAGTTAAATGGTCAGAAAACGTTAAGATTGGATACTATGCACAGGATCATGCTCATGATTTTGAAGAAGACATGTCTTTGATCGAATGGATGGGGCAGTGGAAGCAAGAAGGTGACGATGAACAAGCTCTTAGAGCCGTTTTAGGTCGTTTATTGTTTTCTCAAAAAGACATTGATAAATCCGTTAAGGTTTTATCAGGTGGTGAGCAAGGACGTATGTTGTTTGGTAAGTTAATGCTACAAAAACCAAACGTGCTGATTATGGATGAGCCAACCAACCACTTGGATATGGAATCGATTGAATCACTTAACCAAGCAATGGAAGATTTTCCTGGAACTATTGTGTTTGTTTCCCATGACCGTGAATTTGTATCTTCGATAGCCACACGTTTATTAGTACTCTCAGAAGATGGTGTAGAAGATTTCCGTGGTGATTACGAGTCCTATTTACAGACACAAGAAAACTAAATTTTTTTAAGTTATAGTGAACTGTAATTTAGTATTTCAAATCTAAAAAATAGAAAAGCCCGTCAACTCAAAAGAGTTGACGGGCTTTTTTGTTTTCAGTAGCTTGAAGAGATAGGAGAGAAAGAGGTATACCAAGCTAACTGAGGGCAAACTAGTTGTTTAAACTAATTTTCAAATCACACTTAAAATTCCATTGTTAAATGTGGTGACGTAGATGGAATACTGGCTCCAGCATCAGGGTTAGCTGAAAAATGGTGAGCCGAAGCGACTGATGTAATTCCAAATGTTAATAGTGCTGCTAATAGTACTTTTTTCATTATAATTTCCTTCAATATTTCTATCACTCTCATGTTCAGAGAGCTTTTTATTTAATCAACCAACTTTGATTAAAATTCCATTGTTAAATGCGGTGAAGTAGATGGAATACTGGCTCCAGCATCAGGGTTAGCTGAAAAATGGTGAGCCGAAGCGACTGATGTAATTCCAAATGTTAATAATGCTGCTAAAAATACTTTTTTCATAATATGTTCCTTTTTTATTAAGTCTAATTTTTGAATCTAACCAATGGTTTAAAAAACCATATCTAAATGCGGTGATGTATCTGGAATGTTAACTCCTGCATCTGGATTCGTAGCCATATGATGTGCTGAGGCTGCTGTAGTGATTCCAAAAGTTAGTAGTGCTGCAAAAATAATCTTTTTCATATTCTTTCCTGTTAATGGCTTTTTTAAGTTTCATTAAGTTCTTAATGGTTTCAGAAATGTGATTCCGCTCAGTATTCGTTATATCAACACGAGTTTTGCATCACGCTTAATAAGATAGAACTTTTAACTTGTTTAACTAATTTAAGGATTTATTAAAATGTTATAAAGTTACATATCTTGATTTGCATATTAAATGTAAAATTATTACATGTCAAATATATTTGTAAATCTTTTAAAGAGTGTATGGATTGTTTAAATGTAAAATACGGAGATAAACCTAAATAGGATGCATCCATGAACATTCTCGTAATGCAGTGGAATACTGCTTGGCAAGACACTAGAGCCAATCTAAATAAGTTCGAAAAAGCACTTTTAATTCAATTGAATCAAATCACCAATAATATTGATTTAGTGGTGCTTCCAGAGCTGTTTCATGCGGGTTTTTCAATGCAACCAGAACTTTTTTCGGAATCTGTCGAGGGTGAAGTTAGCCAAACTTTAGCTAATATGGCAAAACAGCATTCAATCAATATTGTGGCAGGCGTGGCACAGCGAAAAGTCCGTTCAAATTGCGAAGGTAAGCAAGTAAACTTTTTTAATACCGCTTTAGCTTTTAATTCTAAAGGGGAGCAGATTGGCTCTTATGTTAAACAGAGATTATTTGGCTATGCCAATGAAGATAAGAGATTCACAGCAGGTTATAAACCCGAAATTATCGATATATCGGGAGAACCGTTCGCTCTCTTTATCTGTTATGACTTAAGGTTTCCTGAGTTATTTAGAGAAGTCGCCAATAAAGTTAAAGGGTTTATTGTGTTGGCCAACTGGCCAGAAGCTCGGCAGGTGCATTGGGAAGCCTTACTCAAAGCTAGAGCGATAGAAAATCAGTGCTTTGTGATAGGTGTAAACAGAATAGACCAAGACGGCAACGGTTTATATTACGGCGGTGGTTCGAGCGTTATCTCTCCGCAGGGGGCATTGCTGTTGTATGCGGATAAAAATACCGAATTCTCGGCTGTTGAAATTAATCTTCAAGAAGTGGATGAGGTTAGAAAACAATACCCTTTCTTAAAGGACATGAAATCTTAATTGACTAGAACAACCCCAGCATAATAAAAACAGTTAAAAAGCACGACTACTCAAGCCCGAAAGGGGGTGTAAAGGCCTGGCATGCCCTGTGGCATTAATACTCTATGAGCATAGGGTAACTAACTTAATCCATCTTTTATTCAGGAATCCGATTTGGATTATTTAACGCTTTAAGAGCATTGTTTATCGACTGTTTAAGATAAAAGGGATAATAATCATAAGCACCAGAAAGTAACTGATCTGTAATCACTTCGCCTTCGCCATTCACAAATACCATTACGGGTAAACTCGTTAAATTATACAAATCCTTAAACTCGGGATTTGGCGTGGTATCACCATAAAAATCAATCGTGGTTTCATCTACATTGACATTAATCTCAGTCATGAAAACATGACCGTCTAATTGACCAGAATACAACGCAGGTAGAATCGCTTCATCTTTTAAATTAGATGTGGATTTTAAACCCTTAGCGGAAAAGAAAATTGCAATGGGAAGGTTTTGTTTAGTCGCTTTTTGACCCAATTCTTGGAGGTTGCTAGCAATCGGTAAAACGCTGGTATCGCTGTAAGCATGACTAGAAAACAGTACAGAAGTTAACAGGCCTGCTGTAATGGTGATAGAACGTAAAAACAAATGAAAAGCGATAAAGTGCGCTTTAAAAGATTGAATGGATTGTGTCTTAATGGATAACTTTTGAACGGATAGCATAATGTTTAACTTATCTAAAGATTGATAAATTATCTTACCAGGCCTGGCATGCCTTGTGGCATTAATCCAATGTGAGCATAGGGTAAGTTTATTCTTTGCTATTTTGAATGGATTAAGTAAGAGTGTTCTAAAGGTGTGAATGTGTTTTAAAGTGAGAAAACAAGGCAGAGTGAGTAAATAGTCAACTATTTACTTTCTATGACTCTGCCAAGAATGTTTTGATTAAGAAACGATTTCTAAAAGTTCTACATCAAAAACCAATGTTGAGAATGGAGCAATTTTTCCACCAGAACCTTGAGCACCATAGGCTAGGTCTTGAGGAATAGTTAAACGCCATTTAGAACCAACAGGCATCATTTGTAACGCTTCAGTCCAACCAGGAATAACACGGTTAACAGGGAACTCAGCAGGCTGACCACGTTCAACAGAGCTATCAAACACTGTACCGTCAATTAACGTACCGTGATAGTGAGTAGAAACAACAGACTCAGCACTTGGCTTATCACCAGAACCTTCAGTAATGATTTCATACTGAAGTCCAGATTCTGTCACAACAACGCCGTCTTTAGTGGCATTTTCAGCTAAAAACGCTTCACCAGCTGCACCAGCAACTTTAGCTTGTTCCGCTTGTTTAGCTTGCATGATTTCGTTAATTTCTTGGAACGCTGCAGCAAAAGCTTCTTGGCTAATTGGGCTTTCAGTACCTTCTAAAGAATCAATGACACCCGCAGCAACCGCTTGAGCGCTAATCCCTTCAAAAGGGTCAGAAGCCAACTGATCACCCATTTGGCGACCAATACCGTAACTTACAATTTCAGGTGTAGTAGTAAAGTTGTTAGACATGTTATGAGTCCTGTTAAATGAAAAAAGGGCATCTTAGCATAAACGGGGGTGTTTTAAGAGGGCGACTATTGATTGGTATAAAAGTTAAAACAAACTAACCAGGCCTGGTAGATGTTTTCATGGGTTTACTCTTATGGCTATTGAGAAGCTTTTCTAATATTTATCGTTCTTCAAGTTTTTTTTCATTTGGCTTCCTCTTATTTTGTTTGCTTACTTTGTTTAGACCTTGCCAATTTATAGAGCGGGGTTTACCCCAAGCGCACTTCCTTTGGGGCGCATATTTTGGTTACTATTTTATTGAATGACAAAAAAGTAACGGGAAGCCGAAAAGTTGAAATCAAGGAACTATAAATATGAAAAAGGCTTCTCAATAAAATGACCAAAATCAATCGAGTCTGACCCCATCGATACCGTAGATTGTATTTTTTATTAGTGTTGTTCTTTCGTCAATTTCGACTCGTTTTTTGCGATAGTCAGCATAGAAATAAGTGGGTGAGAATACGAATGAAATTATTTTTCGATATTCCATAATATTTACGTTTCAGTTAATTAGCATAACGCCAAGTTAACTGGCGCGCGTTAGCGCGGCCAAGCGAGGTACGAGCGTTGTTAAACTTCTTGTTATATTTCATTTTTTTGCTTTCTTTGGGTCAAACGATTCAATAGCAAAATAATCCTCGGACGAATGAACCTTGACATTTTTTAACCAGGGGCGCTTCTCTTCTTCAGAAAGGACAGAATTCACTATCCG contains these protein-coding regions:
- a CDS encoding FKBP-type peptidyl-prolyl cis-trans isomerase, with the protein product MSNNFTTTPEIVSYGIGRQMGDQLASDPFEGISAQAVAAGVIDSLEGTESPISQEAFAAAFQEINEIMQAKQAEQAKVAGAAGEAFLAENATKDGVVVTESGLQYEIITEGSGDKPSAESVVSTHYHGTLIDGTVFDSSVERGQPAEFPVNRVIPGWTEALQMMPVGSKWRLTIPQDLAYGAQGSGGKIAPFSTLVFDVELLEIVS
- a CDS encoding ABC-F family ATPase is translated as MISTANITMQFGEKPLFEDISVKFGGGKRYGLIGANGCGKSTFMKILGGDLEQTAGTVSVDENERVGKLKQDQFAYEEFSVVDTVIMGQPELWEVKRERDRIYSLPAMTETEGMLVADLEVKFGEMDGYTAESRAGELLLGLEIPVEQHFGPMSEVAPGWKLRVLLAQALFSDPDILLLDEPTNNLDINTIRWLENILNERKSTMIIISHDRHFLNSVCTHMADLDYGELRLYPGNYDEYMTASTMVREQLLSDNAKKQGQINELKAFVSRFSANASKAKQATSRAKLIDKIELSEVKASSRVNPFIRFEQDKKLFRLALEIEKLGKTYDNDGEPNEVLKDLNLMLEVEERLAVLGPNGAGKTTLLKCLVGDEQPTSGVVKWSENVKIGYYAQDHAHDFEEDMSLIEWMGQWKQEGDDEQALRAVLGRLLFSQKDIDKSVKVLSGGEQGRMLFGKLMLQKPNVLIMDEPTNHLDMESIESLNQAMEDFPGTIVFVSHDREFVSSIATRLLVLSEDGVEDFRGDYESYLQTQEN
- a CDS encoding nitrilase-related carbon-nitrogen hydrolase, which gives rise to MNILVMQWNTAWQDTRANLNKFEKALLIQLNQITNNIDLVVLPELFHAGFSMQPELFSESVEGEVSQTLANMAKQHSINIVAGVAQRKVRSNCEGKQVNFFNTALAFNSKGEQIGSYVKQRLFGYANEDKRFTAGYKPEIIDISGEPFALFICYDLRFPELFREVANKVKGFIVLANWPEARQVHWEALLKARAIENQCFVIGVNRIDQDGNGLYYGGGSSVISPQGALLLYADKNTEFSAVEINLQEVDEVRKQYPFLKDMKS
- the htpG gene encoding molecular chaperone HtpG yields the protein MSATETHAFQTEVNQLLKLMIHALYSNKEIFVRELVSNASDALDKLRFEAVSNDALTEGEEELAIQLEFNKEARTITITDNGIGMTRDEVIANIGTIANSGTKKFLESMTGDQAKDSHLIGQFGVGFYSSFIVADEVELVTRKAGTDKAEGTKWVSKGEGEFTLETVEKGQKGTEITLHLKEEMDEFLEEARLKTIITTYSDHINFPIKMEKSEWDEEAKESKSTGEFEQVNKATAIWTQPKSELTDEEYNNFYQTISHDYSEPLAYMHNRVEGTLEYTSLLYLPKQAPFDLYDRERRYGLKLYVKRVFIMDDAEHLMPTYLRFVRGVIDSADLPLNVSREILQSNKVVDKIRSASVKRVLDQLAKLAKAEDQTEYNTFWDQFGQVMKEGVVEDFANKDKIAKLLRFASTHAEASSEQRVSLENYVDRMQEGQEAIYYIVADTHAAAKGSPHLEMFRKKGIEVLLMSDRIDEWLVSHLTEFDGKALKPITSADLKEFEDEAEKDLTEDEKQAREALTEKVKKAIEDKVSDVRITHRLTDSPACVVSAEGDMSAHMARMMEQMGQAMPKQNPVLELNPDHVLVKKLEALDDAKLTEWSLFLLEQAQLAEGDQLEEPAVFIKRMNMLLSETV